tattttttattccaGTTTGTACACTTGTCGcctgcttaaatttttttatcgctTATAAGTGTGCGTATTGAGTTATTTTTGCAAACTGTtcctatctacatatatgtacatatatttataacaaaaaaatatatataaaaatactattGCATCTATTCAAGTTATtgatatttgattttaaaatactaTTCAGATTGTGATCCGGACTTAAAACCATCCGTTGCAGAAAATCTTGAGAATTTAGTAAATCGTTTGGAGCAATTGGTTGAGCGGTTGGAACGTTCAATCTCAGCACATGAGCTAGAATTTGCGAATCGCACATTTGACGCAGTTCGAACCAAGAAGCGAGAAAGTTTCAACTTGGACAGAGCCGAATTACCTGCAGAGTCTCTTACAGAACAATTGCCGTTGCAGGCAGAAAATCTAAACGTTCGAATAGAAAAATTGGAACAttcattaaatcaaataaacgaACGCCACAGTAGCAGTTTGAGTACGAGCAACAGCCAGTGCAGTCAGCAATTCAAAGAGCAAGAGGAGCCACAGCAACAGAAAGAGGGCAGCCTAGAAAACATACCTACAGTTCTTGAAGATTATCAAGCATCATCACATCTGCCAATCACCAGAGAAGAGCAATATTCGCAGTTTAAACCGCCTTCTAAAATGAGTGTACTGGGATTTCAGGATATTACCAGCGGTCCGCTGAATCAATATTTAGCGCTTTCTCAAAAAATCGGTGGTGATGTTGCAAAACATGCGCAGTTGGTAAAATTAGCATTTGagtaagttttaattttttttaattgtttttgtatttgttattttattatttagccTATATTAGCCAAATTGGAGTTTATATTGTACATATGGTGTATGGTGTTCTTTTCAGTGCTCAATTGCAGTATGTTACGTTGGCCACACAATGTTCTCAACCAAGCCAAGAGAAGCAAATGGAGTTACTGAAGCCCACTTCGGTCCAAATTAGCGCTATTCAAGACTATCGTGAAAAGAATCGAGGATCGGCGTTTTTTAACCATTTATCGGCTATTAGTGAGAGTATTCCAGCCTTAGGTTGGGTCTGCGTGGTAAGGAAGCCAAATCATTTTACGAtgatgttattattttataatagattttttaataGTCACCTACACCTGGACCGCATGTGAAAGAAATGAATGATGCCGGCCAATTTTATACAAATCGTGTATTGAAAGAGTGGAGAGATAAAGATGCAACTCATGTAGAATGGGCACGAGCCTGGATCCAAACATTGACAGAATTGCAAGCATATATTAAACAGTACCATACTACGGGTCTAGTATGGTCTGGTAAAGGCGCAGCACCATCTGGGGGTTCtgtaccaccaccaccaccaattgGTGCTTGCCCAcctccaccaccaccgccaacaTTCGATATTGGTGCAATGTCATTAGAAGATGGCAGTGCAGATGAACGCAGTGCTTTATTCGCCGAAATTAATCAAGGCGAGGCTATCACAAAAAGTaagtttcttttaaataaattatatatgaaatttaaattgcaaCTATTTGTTTCTTATAGATCTAAAGAAGGTCACTGCTGACATGCAAACTCACAAGAATCCAACGTTGCGCACTGGCCCGGCTCCATTCAAGACACCCACTCAGTTCGGTTCATCATCTGGTGGCTCCTGTGCTACTGCCGCTGTTGCAAAAGAGCCAGTATTCTCACGTGATGGAAAAAAATGGTTAATTGTAAGCatgtagaaatattttaacCTATGATTTCTGAAATAATGCCATAAAATCACATTTTAGGAATATCAACGCAACAATCGCAATTTGTTAGTGGAGAACGCTGAAATGAACAATGTGGTATATGTGTATAAGTGTGAAGGTTCAACTTTAACTGTTAAGGGCAAAGTTAACAACGTTGTCTTAGACTCTTGTAAAAAATGCTCTCTACTATTTGATTCAGTTGTGGCGTCAGTGGAATTTGTAAATTGTCAGAGTGTCCAAATGcaggtttgttgttgttgttttttcttttttcaattttggttAATACATGCTTCATGatcattgtaataaaaattaagttgtttatcggTGTAGATCATAGAGATTAACATATTTATAGGTTCTTGGTTTTGTACCAACTATATCAATTGACAAAACTGATGGCTGCCAAATGTATTTATCTAATGAATCACTCGGTGTGGAAATTGTAAGCTCCAAGTCTTCCGAAATGAATGTTATGCTTCCACAAGCCAGTGGTgattatgtaagtatatatttgtttaatagaCTATTAGAgatcaatataataaaattgtgttcTACCTAATGCAGAACGAATTGGCTTTGCCGGAGCAGTTCAAGACGACCATTTCGGGACAATCACTGAAAACCATTTGCGTGGAAAGTCTGGGTTAAAATCACTTAATGCcgtagatgaaaaaaaaaaacgccaaAAACTTTCATCCAAGGCATATGCAATATGGACTATTAATAAAAaactgaacatacatatttataaaaatcattttgcTACTccaaatcatttttatataagcaAATCATACTATGAAACATCGGTGTTGAACACACAAATTTTAATCGAAAGATCacaaaacaaacttttttaagATTACAGTTTGTTTAGTGCCAATTGGGCATATTATACCCGTCTGtatgttttgaaattaaaactactaaatatatattgatagttgtgtttttattttatcacattaaaaaaataatattgatatttttgcattaatttctaaaaatcattaATAGGTCTTATTACAAGTATTGAATAAGTAATGCAATTAAAAGCAATTTCTGCAATATTACGAGTTTTCAAGTCAAATTATATGCGTATTTAGTAATCTTGAAAGCGAGTGTAATGTAATCGGAAAAATATGCGTAATTgatataattgtattaaattttatgcattggtaattaaataaattcaaatttatacaGCATCATGAACATATTCAAAcgttttattgagaaaaaaattgatttggGTGAGTATGTTTCGATAAAACGGAGCAAATATCGCAGATCTTTGAAACCAGGTAATGTTCcagtattaatttaaaaatatcttaattcTTATTCAACATTGTTGCACATTTTGGAAATAATTAACATACTTTATATTAGGGAATGATCCTCATACTATATGAATACAACCGTACACatttttggatatatatatttttaatattagtatAATTTATGAATGTACATGCGAACGCACATTTACAAGTAATTAATGTAGTATATTGACGTGCTTATCGGCTGTGCTTAGCACATCAGATGGGAGTGTTCTCTATGATGCAATCCAAGATAAgccatattaaattttcttgtaTTCAATACGCTCGACTTTCACTTCATCGCCAATAAgctgatatacatatgtcacAACAGTTGTACTTTGAATATCCATAAGTACAAAAGATGGTATTACATTCATGTCCAGAGGATTAAAAGCACCAGTAGCAGATCCGGGATTGATGTAGAATTTATTTCCATGTTCATAAGCTTCAAACTTATATGTGTGACCCGATATTAATATATCTACATCTAATTGCCGTTGAATCAATGCTAGAGCTTCTGGATCGCCACGGGGCACAACCTGATGTCCATGTGACAATCCAATTCGAAATTGTCCGACTGTTACTACCTTCTGCTCTGGATAACtcaaattttcatcaaattctccGCGAACAATGTGTACGTCATTAGCCAGTGTCTTGAGGTAATCGTACGTTTCCTTTGTGCAAAGATTGCCAGTACAAAGTATATGGTGAATACGACCTGGAACTAACAACTTTTTGAATTTCGCCGGTAAACTGGCACAACGATGTGGAATATGAAGATCACCAAGAACAAGAACCAGCATTTTGGAggcgtatttttattttatcgctTGGTGGTTGCTGTAAACTGTAAACTGTTTTATCTTTAatcttttgattttgattcACTTTAAACATCAAATCAGCTGATTGTCAAAATAAGGTATGTTCAATAATACCTAATATTATATCTTAAAAAAGTACGTATGTATAATGGTTTTTAATTCGCATCCCAATTTGTTTTGTTAACATCAGAAAATTATCctaaaatgaataaacaacaGGATGATGGTGAGTTTTCTTTTTACTTCTTTACATTTACTAtttataattccttttttaGAATCGAATAAATTTAGCTTACTGGTGATTGTGCTAGACACTAATCCATCACAACGTATCGTACGCCAAAATCCGCAATTACTTACTCAATGTGTGGACGCTATTATTGCCTTTGGCAATGCACATTTGATGCAAtgttcacaaaataaattagcTGTTCTTTCCTGCCATCATCACGCCACGTATGAAAATCTTAACAtgcatattaatattaattaaaatcttaattGGTCCATATGTCTTTCAGTGACTTCTTGTATCCTTTGCCAGGTAAACAATTGGATATTCGTCAGGTTGATGGACAATATGAAGTATTCAGTTTGGTCGAGAAGACTGTCAAACAACGCTTAAGCCATATTATTACAAACGCACCAAAATTGAATGCGCCCTGTGAAAGTATTTTAGCAGGCAGCATGGCAATGGCTTTATGCTATATTTCCAGAGTAAGTTCGCGAAAAGCAGGTTTTAAAATTCagaattatgttttaatgagtCCTATCATATTTTAGATACAACGTAATGCTGCTGCAGGTGTAAAATTGCACTCCCGCATTCTAGTTGTAACAGGCAGTAATGAATGCGCTTCTCAGTACATgacatatatgaatgtgttcTTTACGGCTCAGAAACTAGGTATTACAATCGATGTTTGCGCAATGGATAAGACGATGAGTCTGTTGCAACAGGGTTGTGATATCACGGGCGGTCAATATCTACGCCTTACGCAATTAGATGGGTTATTACAATATTTACTATGGGTTTTTTTGCCCGATCCACAGATGCGTCAAAAGTTGGTACTCCCTCCTGCGATAAAAGTTGACTACAGAGCAGCTTGTTTTTGTCATCGGGAGTTGATTGATATTGGCTACGTTTGTTCAGTGTGCTTATCCAGTAAGTTTTTATATACAGATTAATATATTGGTTACTTCTaatattaatttggttttttcaGTATTTTGCAAATTTAGTCCTATTTGCACCACCTGTCAGTaagttgtttttaaatttacctaatataattttgataatttccTACAGTAAATTTCCGTTTTTCAGCACGGTATTTAAAATTCCCGGACCTATGCCCAACAAaccaaagaaaaagaaaaaaatctgattATAAATTGTCTTGCTATTTGACTtacttatgcaaaaaaaaaatatactttatttttgtaaaactacatattttttgttaatttacaaaaatacattGGACCATAGTTGGCTGGTAAATAAGGAAGCACCATTTGTCCGTATTTTAGAACTTTAGGATATTCGAATCTAAATATGTCTTCGAATAATCTAATTATGTAACTTAGATCTTTAACTGTAGTGGTTATACCATGTTCGTTGAAGGCTTTCTGTAGGGCCATATGTACAACGCCATCGTTTTGAACCGGTGAAAGCGAACATGTTGAATAAATTAGACTGCCCCCTGGTTTTAACAGTCGTAAACAATTCAGTAGGATATCAGCTTGCAGCTCTGGAATCCGTAGTCGTTCTTTAATACGAGtcgatttgaaaatattattatcatttacgGTCAAGGAATGGCGGTCCGTGGTACATGGTACATCTACTAAAATCTTATCAAAGCTCTCATAATTATCCATATATTTAGCATCGCATTGGTTGAGAACTATTCGTTTATTTTCCCATTTTTCTTTATAGTCAAATATGTACTCTTGCATTACTTTACGAATTCGATTGAGACGCGACTCTTGAATATCATTACATATCAATACGTCTGGGAACAATGTTTGGAGCATTATAAGTGATTTTCCACCTGGAGCAGCACAAGCATCTAAAACACGCTCACCTTcttttatatctaagaataaTGGCGGCAACACTGATGCACCATCTAATAGGTAATGTGAGAGCACACCTGGAaacaataaattgcatttaaaatattaaaatgttgctaaaaaaatttactaacctgttacacatttttttggtGCACTAAATTCAGAACAATTCCCAACCTCATAAGTGTATAATTTAAGATTCTCTGGGAAACAAAACTCTGTTTCCAACTCAAATTTTAGAGGAAAATCAGTATATGTGGAATAGTATTTATAATGGTCTGATTCAGGTATCCAATCCTCCAtcccttttattttgtttgccgGTATAAACTCATACAAGCCCCCTGTCCCATATTGTGGATCTATCAATCGGCTGTTTGCTAATTGAGCATCCCTTTCAAATGCATCTTCAAGACTCTCAATATATTTCGGGTTATTTTCACTCTCAGAACTGCTTTGTAATTCAACACAGCTTTCTGTTTTGAATTGTAGCTGATCGGGCATTTCCGTTTGAGAACCCATAGGATATAACGAATATTTTTCTCGTTCTTCTTGCCTAGAtagtattttaagtaaattttcatCTAGCGTATTACTTGCTCCATTTTTCGACAGTTTATTATTGTGACCAAGTCGATCTCCAACTAATTTTGTtaatgattttatatttaaagcacCTATAAGGTAAATATATTGCACATTATTCGATATTCGTCTTAAATTATTTCCTACCACTTAATTCCATTCCATTGCAAGTTTTATCAGGATCTCCGAAGTTATTTACTACCGCTATATATTTATGCTCTGTTAATAATGCTGCTCGAATGTTTTTCCAACGAATACCAAAAACTGATCCATAGAAATCATCGAAACTTTCTAGAGCTCGCTGAGTATGGGTTTTCTTGCCTTTAAATGCCtgcaacaattaaattttatgtaataataatggaacatttctatTGTATAAACGCACCCATCGCTGGCTTTTCAATCTCGTATGTAAATAAACAAGGCTTTTAAct
This portion of the Zeugodacus cucurbitae isolate PBARC_wt_2022May chromosome 3, idZeuCucr1.2, whole genome shotgun sequence genome encodes:
- the LOC105209612 gene encoding adenylyl cyclase-associated protein 1 isoform X2; translation: MQLCQIENDRNDVETILYKTTKTDNSSTTTTTTNKILSENCENLEDIETTTLKSNDETIAGTTPVKSCLSRHNSMHTSIKKKVNIMTQAEIIEPDPVPQSPHDPVSSTVDDDDVFSDSLPPPKRESMCAPYIEQSEIPELLAYAHGLPEWFNDERINEIGCIEPPVTPVGRDELEMRRQRLYTDLLRAAHAAVEHNVRFTPFATDIVGNATTRINEGARDCDPDLKPSVAENLENLVNRLEQLVERLERSISAHELEFANRTFDAVRTKKRESFNLDRAELPAESLTEQLPLQAENLNVRIEKLEHSLNQINERHSSSLSTSNSQCSQQFKEQEEPQQQKEGSLENIPTVLEDYQASSHLPITREEQYSQFKPPSKMSVLGFQDITSGPLNQYLALSQKIGGDVAKHAQLVKLAFDAQLQYVTLATQCSQPSQEKQMELLKPTSVQISAIQDYREKNRGSAFFNHLSAISESIPALGWVCVSPTPGPHVKEMNDAGQFYTNRVLKEWRDKDATHVEWARAWIQTLTELQAYIKQYHTTGLVWSGKGAAPSGGSVPPPPPIGACPPPPPPPTFDIGAMSLEDGSADERSALFAEINQGEAITKNLKKVTADMQTHKNPTLRTGPAPFKTPTQFGSSSGGSCATAAVAKEPVFSRDGKKWLIEYQRNNRNLLVENAEMNNVVYVYKCEGSTLTVKGKVNNVVLDSCKKCSLLFDSVVASVEFVNCQSVQMQVLGFVPTISIDKTDGCQMYLSNESLGVEIVSSKSSEMNVMLPQASGDYNELALPEQFKTTISGQSLKTICVESLG
- the LOC105209612 gene encoding uncharacterized protein LOC105209612 isoform X1, with protein sequence METEEMFSCCRASSKNSNLPKKVKNKKVDDLAQIQSGDGETVAGQNRIIPTIKIEKGKTNDLNTESNSFTQKGKESENVLENCTADNRMCDDIANDGSTKADTSEALELASNSQLANENVENDRNDVETILYKTTKTDNSSTTTTTTNKILSENCENLEDIETTTLKSNDETIAGTTPVKSCLSRHNSMHTSIKKKVNIMTQAEIIEPDPVPQSPHDPVSSTVDDDDVFSDSLPPPKRESMCAPYIEQSEIPELLAYAHGLPEWFNDERINEIGCIEPPVTPVGRDELEMRRQRLYTDLLRAAHAAVEHNVRFTPFATDIVGNATTRINEGARDCDPDLKPSVAENLENLVNRLEQLVERLERSISAHELEFANRTFDAVRTKKRESFNLDRAELPAESLTEQLPLQAENLNVRIEKLEHSLNQINERHSSSLSTSNSQCSQQFKEQEEPQQQKEGSLENIPTVLEDYQASSHLPITREEQYSQFKPPSKMSVLGFQDITSGPLNQYLALSQKIGGDVAKHAQLVKLAFDAQLQYVTLATQCSQPSQEKQMELLKPTSVQISAIQDYREKNRGSAFFNHLSAISESIPALGWVCVSPTPGPHVKEMNDAGQFYTNRVLKEWRDKDATHVEWARAWIQTLTELQAYIKQYHTTGLVWSGKGAAPSGGSVPPPPPIGACPPPPPPPTFDIGAMSLEDGSADERSALFAEINQGEAITKNLKKVTADMQTHKNPTLRTGPAPFKTPTQFGSSSGGSCATAAVAKEPVFSRDGKKWLIEYQRNNRNLLVENAEMNNVVYVYKCEGSTLTVKGKVNNVVLDSCKKCSLLFDSVVASVEFVNCQSVQMQVLGFVPTISIDKTDGCQMYLSNESLGVEIVSSKSSEMNVMLPQASGDYNELALPEQFKTTISGQSLKTICVESLG
- the LOC105209612 gene encoding adenylyl cyclase-associated protein 1 isoform X3 — protein: MGQTLSECCGRTLIINETKTCNNPDCDPDLKPSVAENLENLVNRLEQLVERLERSISAHELEFANRTFDAVRTKKRESFNLDRAELPAESLTEQLPLQAENLNVRIEKLEHSLNQINERHSSSLSTSNSQCSQQFKEQEEPQQQKEGSLENIPTVLEDYQASSHLPITREEQYSQFKPPSKMSVLGFQDITSGPLNQYLALSQKIGGDVAKHAQLVKLAFDAQLQYVTLATQCSQPSQEKQMELLKPTSVQISAIQDYREKNRGSAFFNHLSAISESIPALGWVCVSPTPGPHVKEMNDAGQFYTNRVLKEWRDKDATHVEWARAWIQTLTELQAYIKQYHTTGLVWSGKGAAPSGGSVPPPPPIGACPPPPPPPTFDIGAMSLEDGSADERSALFAEINQGEAITKNLKKVTADMQTHKNPTLRTGPAPFKTPTQFGSSSGGSCATAAVAKEPVFSRDGKKWLIEYQRNNRNLLVENAEMNNVVYVYKCEGSTLTVKGKVNNVVLDSCKKCSLLFDSVVASVEFVNCQSVQMQVLGFVPTISIDKTDGCQMYLSNESLGVEIVSSKSSEMNVMLPQASGDYNELALPEQFKTTISGQSLKTICVESLG
- the LOC105209611 gene encoding vacuolar protein sorting-associated protein 29, with translation MLVLVLGDLHIPHRCASLPAKFKKLLVPGRIHHILCTGNLCTKETYDYLKTLANDVHIVRGEFDENLSYPEQKVVTVGQFRIGLSHGHQVVPRGDPEALALIQRQLDVDILISGHTYKFEAYEHGNKFYINPGSATGAFNPLDMNVIPSFVLMDIQSTTVVTYVYQLIGDEVKVERIEYKKI
- the LOC105209609 gene encoding general transcription factor IIH subunit 3, giving the protein MNKQQDDESNKFSLLVIVLDTNPSQRIVRQNPQLLTQCVDAIIAFGNAHLMQCSQNKLAVLSCHHHATDFLYPLPGKQLDIRQVDGQYEVFSLVEKTVKQRLSHIITNAPKLNAPCESILAGSMAMALCYISRIQRNAAAGVKLHSRILVVTGSNECASQYMTYMNVFFTAQKLGITIDVCAMDKTMSLLQQGCDITGGQYLRLTQLDGLLQYLLWVFLPDPQMRQKLVLPPAIKVDYRAACFCHRELIDIGYVCSVCLSIFCKFSPICTTCHTVFKIPGPMPNKPKKKKKI
- the LOC105209608 gene encoding 5-methylcytosine rRNA methyltransferase NSUN4 isoform X1; amino-acid sequence: MLRVKSLVYLHTRLKSQRWAFKGKKTHTQRALESFDDFYGSVFGIRWKNIRAALLTEHKYIAVVNNFGDPDKTCNGMELSGALNIKSLTKLVGDRLGHNNKLSKNGASNTLDENLLKILSRQEEREKYSLYPMGSQTEMPDQLQFKTESCVELQSSSESENNPKYIESLEDAFERDAQLANSRLIDPQYGTGGLYEFIPANKIKGMEDWIPESDHYKYYSTYTDFPLKFELETEFCFPENLKLYTYEVGNCSEFSAPKKCVTGVLSHYLLDGASVLPPLFLDIKEGERVLDACAAPGGKSLIMLQTLFPDVLICNDIQESRLNRIRKVMQEYIFDYKEKWENKRIVLNQCDAKYMDNYESFDKILVDVPCTTDRHSLTVNDNNIFKSTRIKERLRIPELQADILLNCLRLLKPGGSLIYSTCSLSPVQNDGVVHMALQKAFNEHGITTTVKDLSYIIRLFEDIFRFEYPKVLKYGQMVLPYLPANYGPMYFCKLTKNM
- the LOC105209608 gene encoding 5-methylcytosine rRNA methyltransferase NSUN4 isoform X2, whose protein sequence is MLRVKSLVYLHTRLKSQRWAFKGKKTHTQRALESFDDFYGSVFGIRWKNIRAALLTEHKYIAVVNNFGDPDKTCNGMELSALNIKSLTKLVGDRLGHNNKLSKNGASNTLDENLLKILSRQEEREKYSLYPMGSQTEMPDQLQFKTESCVELQSSSESENNPKYIESLEDAFERDAQLANSRLIDPQYGTGGLYEFIPANKIKGMEDWIPESDHYKYYSTYTDFPLKFELETEFCFPENLKLYTYEVGNCSEFSAPKKCVTGVLSHYLLDGASVLPPLFLDIKEGERVLDACAAPGGKSLIMLQTLFPDVLICNDIQESRLNRIRKVMQEYIFDYKEKWENKRIVLNQCDAKYMDNYESFDKILVDVPCTTDRHSLTVNDNNIFKSTRIKERLRIPELQADILLNCLRLLKPGGSLIYSTCSLSPVQNDGVVHMALQKAFNEHGITTTVKDLSYIIRLFEDIFRFEYPKVLKYGQMVLPYLPANYGPMYFCKLTKNM